A DNA window from Planctomycetota bacterium contains the following coding sequences:
- a CDS encoding S24 family peptidase, which produces MAEASEPTSTDALRQPLGQRIRERRKSMGMTLDELAVRTSVSKPYLSLIETGRVNNPPSDEKLRRIEHALGFAPAELVSQAHFARTPPDVRAMLLSLARRASAQESESGVDLDEALNNGALRSLVETTAANVQPTRINAVPVINKVSAGYPREFTDLDFPARHADAHVSCPEIDDPDAFAARVCGDSMNPLYREGDIVVFSPRAQPLHGDDCFVRLADGESTFKRVFYEEAEPDDEGHRRGVVRLQPRNEKYPPRVLDAEDVSAIYRAVYRYEAVNAG; this is translated from the coding sequence GTGGCCGAGGCGTCCGAGCCAACTTCGACCGATGCCCTGCGCCAGCCGCTGGGCCAGCGGATTCGTGAGCGTCGCAAGTCGATGGGCATGACGCTCGACGAGCTGGCGGTGCGGACGAGTGTCAGCAAGCCGTACCTCTCGCTGATCGAGACCGGCCGCGTGAACAACCCGCCCAGCGACGAGAAGCTGCGTCGCATCGAGCACGCGCTCGGCTTTGCGCCTGCCGAGCTGGTCAGCCAGGCCCACTTCGCCCGGACGCCTCCCGACGTGCGGGCGATGCTGCTGTCGCTTGCCCGCCGGGCCTCGGCACAAGAGTCCGAATCCGGCGTCGACCTGGACGAGGCACTGAACAACGGCGCGCTCCGCAGCCTTGTCGAGACGACAGCCGCCAACGTCCAGCCGACCCGAATCAACGCGGTGCCCGTCATCAACAAGGTCAGCGCCGGCTACCCACGCGAGTTCACCGACCTCGACTTTCCGGCCCGGCACGCCGACGCCCACGTGAGTTGCCCGGAGATCGATGACCCCGACGCCTTTGCCGCCCGCGTCTGCGGCGACTCGATGAATCCGCTCTACCGCGAAGGCGACATCGTCGTCTTCAGTCCGCGAGCCCAGCCGCTGCACGGCGACGACTGTTTCGTCCGCCTGGCCGACGGGGAATCGACCTTCAAGCGTGTCTTCTACGAGGAGGCTGAGCCGGACGACGAGGGACATCGACGCGGCGTGGTGCGTCTCCAGCCGCGAAACGAGAAGTACCCGCCCCGCGTGCTCGACGCCGAGGACGTCTCCGCAATTTATCGGGCCGTGTACCGCTACGAGGCCGTTAACGCCGGTTGA
- the prmC gene encoding peptide chain release factor N(5)-glutamine methyltransferase: MASTAAADVAWTVKRLLGSTADYLTKRRVDSPRLAAEMLIGHVLKLSRIELYTRYDDVPDDASRTKLRDLVRRAGEHEPVQYLVESGGFFGFEVKVTPAVLIPRPDTETLIDIVVRRLAGADRKGQELRVADVCTGSGIVAIALAKSLSKATIVATELSEEAAEVARANVDKLGLTDRIDVRVGDLLEGIDGDFDVIASNPPYIPTSAIASLDANVRDYEPHVALDGGDDGLDVLRRLLAGSSDRLRPGGFLATEMQHDQGDALTSLATDSGWQGVRVVRDLAGHDRVLVADRGGP; this comes from the coding sequence ATGGCTTCGACTGCTGCCGCCGATGTCGCCTGGACGGTGAAGCGTCTGCTCGGCTCGACGGCCGACTACCTGACGAAGCGCCGCGTCGACTCGCCACGGCTGGCGGCGGAGATGTTGATCGGGCACGTGTTGAAGCTGTCGCGGATCGAGCTCTACACGCGGTACGACGACGTGCCGGACGATGCGTCTCGGACGAAGCTGCGCGACCTCGTCCGCCGAGCCGGCGAGCACGAGCCGGTGCAGTATCTGGTCGAGAGCGGGGGTTTTTTCGGCTTCGAGGTCAAGGTCACGCCGGCCGTGCTGATTCCGAGGCCGGACACGGAGACGTTGATCGACATCGTCGTCCGGCGTCTCGCAGGGGCAGACCGAAAGGGACAAGAGCTGCGAGTCGCCGACGTCTGCACCGGCAGCGGCATCGTCGCGATCGCTCTGGCCAAGAGCCTGTCGAAGGCGACGATCGTCGCGACCGAGCTGTCGGAAGAAGCGGCCGAGGTGGCACGGGCGAACGTCGACAAGCTCGGGCTCACCGATCGCATCGACGTGCGCGTCGGCGATCTTCTCGAAGGCATCGACGGCGACTTCGACGTCATCGCGTCGAACCCGCCGTACATCCCGACGTCGGCGATCGCCTCGCTCGACGCGAACGTCCGCGACTACGAGCCGCACGTCGCCCTCGACGGCGGCGACGACGGGCTCGACGTGCTGAGGCGTCTGCTGGCTGGCTCTTCGGACAGACTCAGACCCGGCGGTTTCCTCGCGACCGAGATGCAGCACGACCAGGGCGACGCGCTCACGTCGCTCGCAACAGACTCGGGCTGGCAGGGCGTTCGAGTCGTCAGAGACCTCGCCGGCCACGATCGCGTGCTCGTGGCCGATCGCGGTGGCCCATAA